The Acidobacteriota bacterium genomic sequence TGGCCGCGCGCCGAATTTGTTTCGGACTCTTGCGCGTTTTGCCGCGACTGTCGCGGAATATCTTGCCTTTTTTGGTGCGTTTGTCACCTCTGCCCATTACGTTGCTCTCCTTTTCTGAATAGATTTGATGATGTGATGCGACGGCGGCCATTCTACGCAGCGCGCGCCATAGCGGCAAGCGCGCGGCCTTAAACCGGTTTTTCGGTGTAGGGCAAAAGCCGCGCGGCGGCGGGACAGTACCGCGCGC encodes the following:
- a CDS encoding 30S ribosomal protein THX → MGRGDKRTKKGKIFRDSRGKTRKSPKQIRRAAKAKAMAKSKAA